A single genomic interval of Streptococcus oralis subsp. dentisani harbors:
- a CDS encoding carbohydrate-binding domain-containing protein gives MKSKKWTLLATSLTAMVLMAACAQSTTTSNTNATTNSATTTATKTNQSSYFTEKDYDTSYDESTASKIELSGSSANVSGDGVTVSESTVTITKSGAYVISGQSDGVQIKIEADKSADVHLVLKGATMTNTNAAISATSAGHVYLTLAEGTTNSFSDSSSNSDEKADAALFSKVDLTINGKGTLNVDGKKNNGIKANDTLHITGGTYNITAVGDAFNVNDELNITGTTMTIDAKEDGVKVDNDEDTSVGTMYLSNNNITVTAGDDGIHALGDLVIDSGTYTVKNSTEGLEGKSITINGGDITIYSTDDGVNAANKNAQQSEIFFTMNGGNLTVEVGQGDTDPIDSNGNITVTGGTIKMTGQTGFDFDGTAIYTGGDIYLNGEKQTEIVNSMPGGGGPNGGPQGGGPAPGGQG, from the coding sequence ATGAAATCAAAAAAATGGACCCTGCTCGCAACGAGTTTAACGGCAATGGTGTTGATGGCAGCATGTGCCCAGTCAACAACTACATCCAATACCAATGCAACAACAAATAGTGCCACAACAACTGCAACAAAGACAAACCAATCTTCCTATTTTACAGAGAAGGACTATGATACTTCTTATGATGAAAGCACAGCTTCTAAGATTGAGCTATCTGGCTCATCTGCAAATGTTTCTGGGGATGGGGTGACAGTCTCTGAATCAACAGTGACCATCACAAAATCTGGGGCCTATGTGATTTCAGGTCAGTCTGACGGAGTGCAGATCAAGATCGAGGCAGATAAGTCGGCAGATGTTCATCTAGTCCTAAAAGGTGCGACCATGACCAATACCAATGCAGCGATATCTGCGACATCAGCTGGCCATGTCTACCTGACTCTAGCAGAGGGGACCACCAACAGTTTCTCTGACTCAAGCTCTAACAGCGACGAAAAAGCAGACGCAGCTCTTTTTTCTAAGGTGGATTTGACCATCAACGGGAAAGGAACTCTCAATGTAGATGGCAAGAAGAACAATGGTATCAAGGCCAATGACACCCTCCACATCACGGGTGGCACCTATAACATCACAGCAGTTGGCGATGCCTTTAATGTCAATGATGAACTCAATATCACTGGTACGACCATGACTATCGATGCCAAGGAAGATGGCGTAAAGGTGGACAATGACGAGGATACTTCAGTCGGAACCATGTACCTATCCAACAACAACATCACCGTTACAGCAGGAGATGATGGCATCCACGCATTAGGTGATTTGGTTATCGATAGTGGTACCTATACCGTCAAGAATTCGACAGAAGGACTTGAAGGTAAGTCGATCACTATCAACGGTGGGGACATTACCATCTACTCAACAGATGATGGAGTCAATGCAGCTAATAAAAACGCCCAACAGAGTGAAATCTTCTTTACCATGAACGGTGGGAACCTGACAGTAGAAGTCGGTCAAGGAGACACAGATCCAATTGACTCAAACGGCAATATCACGGTCACAGGCGGAACCATTAAAATGACTGGTCAAACAGGTTTTGACTTCGATGGAACTGCGATCTACACAGGTGGAGATATCTATCTCAATGGTGAAAAACAAACGGAAATTGTCAACTCTATGCCTGGAGGCGGTGGACCAAATGGAGGCCCTCAAGGCGGAGGTCCAGCCCCTGGCGGACAAGGATAA
- a CDS encoding sugar O-acetyltransferase: MASEYQKMIAGEPYRPSDPELRALAQASRQKQAAFNKEEDPLKGADIIKTWFGSTGQNLYINPRLVVDYGVNIHLGENFYSNWNLTMLDVCPIRIGDNAMLGPNCQFLTPLHPLDPRECNSGVEYGKPITIGDNFWAGGGVIVLPGVTLGNNVVAGAGAVITKSFGDNVVLGGNPARVIKEIPVK, encoded by the coding sequence ATGGCTAGCGAATACCAGAAAATGATAGCAGGGGAGCCTTACCGTCCGTCGGACCCAGAGTTAAGGGCCTTGGCGCAGGCTTCTCGCCAAAAACAGGCTGCCTTTAACAAGGAAGAAGATCCCTTGAAGGGAGCGGATATTATCAAGACTTGGTTTGGCTCAACTGGGCAAAATCTTTATATCAATCCACGCTTGGTGGTCGATTATGGAGTCAATATCCATCTAGGGGAAAATTTTTATTCTAATTGGAATTTGACCATGCTGGATGTTTGTCCGATTCGCATCGGGGACAACGCTATGCTTGGCCCCAACTGTCAGTTTTTAACTCCACTCCATCCACTGGATCCTCGTGAATGTAATTCAGGGGTCGAATACGGCAAACCCATCACTATCGGAGACAATTTCTGGGCTGGAGGTGGCGTCATTGTCCTTCCTGGAGTGACACTGGGCAATAATGTCGTCGCTGGAGCAGGGGCCGTGATCACCAAGTCCTTTGGAGACAATGTCGTCCTAGGTGGGAATCCTGCGCGTGTGATTAAGGAAATACCTGTGAAATAG
- a CDS encoding rhodanese-like domain-containing protein, with translation MFHLLFTKIDSISTSELEAKLKEPIQLLDVRTPMEFRRGHIKNAKNIPLTEIGSYTPATKETLYVICHSGVRSKLAAKKLKKKGYDVINVRGGMSAWTGKVI, from the coding sequence ATGTTTCACTTATTATTTACAAAAATTGACAGTATTTCTACCAGCGAGTTAGAAGCTAAACTCAAAGAACCAATTCAGCTACTAGATGTTCGGACGCCTATGGAATTCCGTAGAGGTCATATCAAAAATGCAAAAAATATTCCTTTAACGGAAATCGGTTCTTACACACCAGCGACAAAAGAAACACTCTATGTCATTTGTCATTCTGGTGTACGAAGCAAACTAGCTGCGAAAAAGCTTAAGAAAAAAGGCTACGATGTCATCAATGTCCGAGGCGGTATGAGTGCTTGGACAGGTAAGGTCATCTAG